The following proteins come from a genomic window of Pseudomonas sp. Z8(2022):
- the rplC gene encoding 50S ribosomal protein L3 yields the protein MTIGVVGRKCGMTRIFTEEGVSIPVTVIEIEPNRVTQFKNEESDGYRAVQVTVGERRASRVSKAQAGHFAKANVAAGRTVLEFRVEGGEYQAGDLINAEIFQAGQLVDVTGQSKGKGFAGTIKRWNFRGQDNTHGNSVSHRVPGSIGQCQTPGRVFKGKKMSGHLGAERVTVQSLEVVRVDAERNLLLVKGAVPGATGGDVIVRPAVKA from the coding sequence ATGACTATTGGTGTAGTCGGTCGTAAGTGCGGCATGACCCGCATTTTCACCGAAGAAGGTGTCTCCATTCCGGTCACGGTCATTGAGATCGAGCCGAATCGCGTCACCCAGTTCAAAAACGAGGAGTCCGATGGCTACCGCGCAGTGCAGGTCACTGTCGGCGAGCGTCGTGCCTCGCGCGTCAGCAAGGCTCAGGCCGGTCACTTCGCCAAGGCGAACGTCGCGGCAGGTCGTACCGTTCTGGAGTTCCGTGTTGAAGGCGGCGAGTACCAGGCCGGCGATCTGATCAACGCTGAAATCTTCCAAGCTGGTCAACTGGTGGATGTCACCGGTCAGTCCAAAGGTAAAGGCTTTGCCGGTACCATCAAGCGTTGGAACTTCCGCGGCCAGGACAACACTCACGGTAACTCCGTTTCTCACCGTGTACCGGGTTCCATTGGTCAGTGCCAGACCCCGGGTCGTGTATTCAAGGGCAAAAAGATGTCCGGTCATCTGGGCGCTGAGCGCGTGACCGTACAGTCCCTGGAAGTCGTTCGCGTAGACGCCGAGCGTAACCTGCTGCTGGTCAAGGGTGCCGTTCCGGGCGCTACTGGCGGCGACGTTATCGTTCGTCCGGCTGTCAAGGCGTAA
- the tuf gene encoding elongation factor Tu, with protein MAKEKFERNKPHVNVGTIGHVDHGKTTLTAALTRVCSEVFGSAKVDFDKIDSAPEEKARGITINTAHVEYDSNIRHYAHVDCPGHADYVKNMITGAAQMDGAILVCSAADGPMPQTREHILLSRQVGVPYIVVFLNKADMVDDAELLELVEMEVRDLLSTYDFPGDDTPIIIGSALMALNGEDTNELGTSAVKKLVETLDTYIPEPVRAIDKPFLMPIEDVFSISGRGTVVTGRVERGIVKVQEEIEIVGLRPTTKTTCTGVEMFRKLLDEGRAGENCGVLLRGTKRDEVERGQVLAKPGTIKPHTKFEAEVYVLSKEEGGRHTPFFKGYRPQFYFRTTDVTGSCELPEGVEMVMPGDNIKMVVTLIKPIAMEDGLRFAIREGGRTVGAGVVAKIIE; from the coding sequence GTGGCTAAGGAAAAATTCGAACGTAACAAACCGCACGTCAACGTTGGCACCATCGGTCACGTTGACCACGGTAAAACCACTCTGACCGCTGCTCTGACCCGCGTCTGCTCCGAAGTTTTCGGTTCGGCCAAGGTTGACTTCGACAAGATCGACAGCGCTCCGGAAGAAAAAGCTCGTGGTATCACCATCAACACCGCGCACGTAGAGTACGACTCCAATATTCGTCACTACGCGCACGTTGACTGCCCGGGCCACGCCGACTACGTGAAGAACATGATCACCGGTGCTGCCCAGATGGACGGCGCGATCCTGGTCTGCTCGGCTGCCGACGGCCCCATGCCGCAAACCCGTGAGCACATCCTGCTGTCCCGTCAGGTAGGCGTACCGTACATCGTTGTCTTCCTGAACAAGGCTGACATGGTTGACGACGCTGAGCTGCTGGAACTGGTCGAGATGGAAGTTCGCGACCTGCTGAGCACCTACGACTTCCCGGGTGACGACACTCCGATCATCATCGGCTCCGCGCTGATGGCTCTGAACGGCGAAGACACCAACGAGCTGGGCACTTCTGCTGTCAAGAAGCTGGTCGAGACTCTGGATACCTACATTCCGGAGCCGGTTCGTGCCATCGACAAGCCGTTCCTGATGCCGATCGAAGACGTGTTCTCGATCTCCGGCCGCGGTACTGTAGTGACCGGTCGTGTTGAGCGCGGTATCGTCAAGGTCCAGGAAGAAATCGAAATCGTTGGTCTGCGTCCGACCACCAAAACCACCTGCACCGGCGTTGAGATGTTCCGCAAGCTGCTGGATGAAGGTCGTGCTGGTGAGAACTGCGGCGTGCTGCTGCGCGGCACCAAGCGTGATGAAGTCGAGCGTGGTCAGGTTCTGGCCAAGCCGGGCACCATCAAGCCGCACACCAAGTTCGAAGCAGAAGTGTACGTATTGTCCAAGGAAGAAGGTGGTCGTCACACCCCGTTCTTCAAGGGCTACCGTCCGCAGTTCTACTTCCGTACCACTGACGTAACCGGTTCGTGCGAACTGCCGGAAGGCGTTGAGATGGTAATGCCGGGCGACAACATCAAGATGGTTGTCACCCTGATCAAGCCGATCGCCATGGAAGACGGCCTGCGCTTCGCAATTCGCGAAGGCGGTCGTACCGTTGGTGCCGGCGTGGTTGCCAAGATCATCGAGTAA
- the rplW gene encoding 50S ribosomal protein L23 has translation MNQERVFKVLLGPHISEKATVLADKQGQFVFKVATDATKLEIKKAVESLFNVKVERVTTQNVLGKSKRTARGLGKRNDWKKAVISLQPGQDLDFTSSAE, from the coding sequence ATGAACCAGGAACGCGTATTCAAAGTGCTGCTTGGCCCGCACATCTCCGAGAAGGCCACGGTTCTGGCTGACAAGCAAGGTCAGTTCGTTTTCAAAGTCGCTACCGATGCGACCAAGCTGGAAATCAAGAAGGCCGTCGAAAGCCTGTTCAACGTGAAGGTTGAGCGCGTTACTACCCAGAACGTTCTGGGCAAGAGCAAGCGCACCGCCCGCGGTCTGGGCAAGCGTAACGACTGGAAGAAGGCAGTTATCTCCCTTCAGCCGGGCCAAGATCTCGATTTCACCAGCAGTGCTGAGTAA
- the rpsL gene encoding 30S ribosomal protein S12 — protein MATINQLVRQPRKRIVEKSDVPALQNCPQRRGVCTRVYTTTPKKPNSALRKVCRVRLTNGYEVSSYIGGEGHNLQEHSVVLIRGGRVKDLPGVRYHTVRGSLDTSGVKDRKQGRSKYGTKRPK, from the coding sequence ATGGCAACTATCAACCAGCTGGTACGTCAGCCGCGTAAGCGTATCGTCGAGAAATCCGACGTGCCTGCGCTGCAGAACTGCCCGCAGCGTCGTGGCGTGTGCACCCGTGTGTACACCACTACGCCGAAAAAACCTAACTCGGCACTGCGTAAAGTGTGCCGCGTGCGTCTGACCAACGGCTACGAAGTTTCTTCGTACATCGGCGGTGAAGGCCACAACCTGCAAGAGCACAGCGTCGTGCTGATCCGTGGCGGTCGTGTAAAAGACCTTCCGGGTGTGCGCTACCACACCGTGCGTGGTTCGCTGGATACCTCCGGCGTCAAAGACCGCAAGCAGGGTCGTTCCAAATACGGTACCAAGCGTCCGAAATAA
- the rpoC gene encoding DNA-directed RNA polymerase subunit beta' produces the protein MKDLLNLLKNQGQIEEFDAIRIGLASPEMIRSWSFGEVKKPETINYRTFKPERDGLFCAKIFGPVKDYECLCGKYKRLKHRGVICEKCGVEVALAKVRRERMAHIELASPVAHIWFLKSLPSRIGLLMDMTLRDIERVLYFESYVVIDPGMTTLEKGQLLNDEQYFEALEEFGDDFDARMGAEAVRELLHAIDLDHEIGRLREEIPQTNSETKIKKLSKRLKLMEAFKDSGNLPEWMVLTVLPVLPPDLRPLVPLDGGRFATSDLNDLYRRVINRNNRLKRLLDLSAPDIIVRNEKRMLQEAVDALLDNGRRGRAITGSNKRPLKSLADMIKGKQGRFRQNLLGKRVDYSGRSVITVGPTLRLHQCGLPKKMALELFKPFIFGKLEMRGLATTIKAAKKMVERELPEVWDVLAEVIREHPVLLNRAPTLHRLGIQAFEPVLIEGKAIQLHPLVCAAYNADFDGDQMAVHVPLTLEAQLEARALMMSTNNILSPANGEPIIVPSQDVVLGLYYMTREAVNAKGEGRVFADLQEVDRVFRAGEASLHARVKVRINETIKEKDGSITHNTRIVDTTVGRALLFQVVPAGLPYDVVNQPMKKKAISKLINKCYRTVGLKDTVIFADQLMYTGFAYSTISGVSIGVNDFVIPEEKARIINAATEEVKEIESQYASGLVTQGEKYNKVIDLWSKANDEVSKAMMANLSKEPVVDREGKTVEQESFNSMYMMADSGARGSAAQIRQLAGMRGLMAKPDGSIIETPITANFREGLSVLQYFISTHGARKGLADTALKTANSGYLTRRLVDVAQDLVVTEIDCGTEQGLVMTPHIEGGDVVEPLGERVLGRVIAKDVFKPGTEEVIVPAGTLIDEKWVEFIELNSIDEVVVRSPITCETRYGICAKCYGRDLARGHRVNIGEAVGVIAAQSIGEPGTQLTMRTFHIGGAASRTSAADSVQVKNGGAIRLHNLKYVERVDGNLVAVSRSGELAVADEFGRERERYKLPYGAVISVKEGDKVDAGAIVAKWDPHTHPIVTEMKGIVTFVGMEEGITIKRQTDELTGLTNIEVLDPKDRPAAGKDIRPAIKMVDANGKELLLPGTDVPAQYFLPANALVGVADGAQIAVGDVIARIPQETSKTRDITGGLPRVADLFEARRPKEASILAEISGTISFGKETKGKRRLVITPTDGSDPYEELIPKWRHLNVFEGEQVNRGEVISDGPSDPHDILRLLGVSALAKYIVNEIQDVYRLQGVKINDKHIETILRQMLRKVEITEAGDSSFIKGDQMELTQVLGENERLAEEDKFVAKYTRVLLGITKASLSTESFISAASFQETTRVLTEAAVTGKRDYLRGLKENVVVGRLIPAGTGLAYHSERKRKRDADKPVRVSASEVEAALTEALNSSGN, from the coding sequence TTGAAAGACCTACTGAATTTGCTGAAAAACCAGGGTCAGATCGAAGAGTTCGACGCCATCCGTATCGGGTTGGCCTCGCCTGAGATGATCCGTTCGTGGTCGTTCGGTGAAGTTAAAAAGCCGGAAACCATCAACTACCGTACCTTCAAGCCTGAGCGCGATGGTCTGTTCTGCGCCAAGATCTTTGGCCCGGTAAAGGACTACGAGTGCCTGTGCGGCAAGTACAAGCGCCTCAAGCACCGTGGCGTGATCTGCGAGAAGTGCGGCGTTGAAGTCGCCCTGGCCAAGGTTCGTCGTGAGCGCATGGCGCACATCGAACTGGCTTCGCCGGTCGCCCACATCTGGTTCCTGAAGTCCCTGCCGAGCCGTATCGGCCTGCTGATGGACATGACCCTGCGTGACATCGAGCGCGTGCTCTATTTCGAGAGCTACGTGGTGATCGACCCGGGCATGACCACCCTGGAAAAGGGTCAGCTGCTGAACGACGAGCAGTACTTCGAAGCCCTCGAAGAGTTCGGTGACGATTTCGACGCGCGCATGGGCGCCGAAGCCGTTCGCGAGCTGCTGCACGCCATCGACCTGGATCACGAGATCGGCCGCCTGCGCGAAGAGATTCCGCAGACCAACTCCGAGACCAAGATCAAGAAGCTGTCCAAGCGCCTGAAGCTGATGGAAGCCTTCAAGGATTCCGGCAACCTGCCCGAGTGGATGGTGCTGACCGTTCTGCCGGTTCTGCCACCGGACCTGCGTCCGCTGGTTCCGCTGGACGGTGGCCGTTTCGCGACTTCGGATCTCAACGATCTGTATCGCCGCGTGATCAACCGTAACAACCGCCTCAAGCGCCTGCTGGATCTGTCGGCGCCGGACATCATCGTGCGCAACGAAAAGCGCATGCTGCAGGAAGCGGTCGACGCCCTGCTGGACAACGGCCGTCGCGGTCGCGCCATCACCGGCTCGAACAAGCGTCCGCTGAAGTCCCTGGCCGACATGATCAAGGGTAAGCAAGGTCGCTTCCGTCAGAACCTGCTCGGCAAGCGCGTGGACTACTCCGGTCGTTCGGTCATTACCGTAGGCCCGACCCTGCGTCTGCACCAGTGCGGTCTGCCGAAGAAGATGGCCCTCGAGCTGTTCAAGCCCTTCATCTTCGGCAAGCTGGAAATGCGTGGTCTGGCGACCACCATCAAGGCCGCCAAGAAGATGGTCGAGCGCGAACTGCCGGAGGTCTGGGACGTTCTCGCTGAAGTGATCCGCGAACACCCCGTGCTGCTCAACCGTGCGCCGACCCTGCACCGTCTGGGTATCCAGGCGTTCGAGCCGGTACTGATCGAAGGTAAAGCCATCCAGCTGCACCCGCTGGTGTGCGCCGCGTACAACGCCGACTTCGACGGTGACCAGATGGCCGTTCACGTGCCACTGACCCTGGAAGCCCAGCTCGAAGCGCGCGCGCTGATGATGTCGACCAACAACATCCTCTCGCCGGCCAACGGCGAGCCGATCATCGTGCCGTCGCAGGACGTGGTACTGGGTCTGTACTACATGACCCGTGAAGCGGTGAACGCCAAGGGTGAAGGTCGCGTATTCGCCGACCTGCAGGAAGTCGACCGCGTATTCCGCGCCGGCGAAGCGTCCCTGCACGCCCGCGTGAAAGTGCGTATCAACGAAACTATCAAAGAGAAAGATGGTTCGATCACCCATAACACCCGCATCGTCGACACCACCGTCGGTCGTGCGCTGCTGTTCCAGGTTGTGCCGGCCGGTCTGCCGTACGACGTGGTCAACCAGCCGATGAAGAAGAAGGCGATCTCCAAGCTGATCAACAAGTGCTACCGCACTGTGGGTCTGAAGGACACCGTGATCTTCGCTGACCAGCTGATGTATACCGGTTTCGCCTACTCGACCATCTCCGGTGTGTCGATCGGCGTGAACGACTTCGTCATTCCGGAAGAGAAGGCGCGCATCATCAATGCCGCTACCGAGGAAGTGAAGGAGATCGAATCGCAGTACGCCTCCGGCCTGGTAACCCAGGGCGAGAAGTACAACAAGGTGATCGACCTCTGGTCCAAGGCCAACGACGAAGTGTCCAAGGCGATGATGGCCAACCTCTCGAAAGAGCCGGTTGTCGATCGCGAAGGCAAGACCGTCGAGCAGGAGTCGTTCAACTCCATGTACATGATGGCGGACTCCGGTGCTCGTGGTAGCGCCGCCCAGATCCGTCAGCTGGCCGGTATGCGTGGTCTGATGGCCAAGCCGGACGGCTCCATCATCGAAACGCCGATCACCGCGAACTTCCGCGAAGGCTTGTCGGTTCTGCAGTACTTCATCTCCACCCACGGTGCTCGTAAAGGTCTGGCGGATACCGCACTGAAGACCGCGAACTCCGGTTACCTGACCCGTCGTCTGGTTGACGTGGCTCAGGACCTGGTGGTGACCGAGATCGACTGCGGCACCGAGCAGGGCCTGGTCATGACCCCGCACATCGAAGGCGGCGACGTGGTCGAGCCGCTGGGTGAGCGCGTGCTGGGCCGTGTCATTGCCAAGGACGTGTTCAAGCCTGGTACCGAGGAGGTCATCGTTCCGGCCGGCACCCTGATCGACGAGAAGTGGGTCGAGTTCATCGAGCTCAACAGCATCGACGAAGTGGTCGTGCGTTCGCCGATCACCTGCGAAACCCGCTATGGCATCTGCGCCAAGTGCTACGGCCGCGACCTGGCTCGTGGTCACCGCGTCAACATCGGTGAGGCGGTCGGTGTCATCGCTGCGCAGTCCATCGGTGAGCCGGGTACCCAGCTGACCATGCGTACCTTCCACATCGGTGGTGCTGCCAGCCGTACTTCGGCTGCCGACAGCGTCCAGGTGAAGAACGGTGGTGCGATCCGTCTGCACAACCTGAAGTACGTCGAGCGTGTCGATGGCAACCTGGTAGCGGTTTCCCGTTCCGGCGAGCTGGCTGTGGCTGACGAGTTCGGTCGTGAGCGTGAGCGCTACAAGCTGCCGTACGGTGCCGTGATCTCGGTGAAGGAAGGTGACAAGGTCGACGCTGGCGCCATCGTCGCCAAGTGGGACCCGCACACCCACCCGATCGTGACCGAAATGAAGGGTATCGTGACCTTCGTCGGCATGGAGGAGGGCATCACCATCAAGCGTCAGACCGACGAACTGACCGGTTTGACCAACATCGAGGTTCTCGATCCGAAGGATCGTCCGGCTGCTGGTAAGGACATTCGTCCGGCCATCAAGATGGTCGACGCCAACGGCAAGGAACTGCTGCTGCCGGGTACCGACGTTCCCGCCCAGTACTTCCTGCCTGCCAACGCCCTGGTCGGCGTGGCAGACGGTGCGCAGATCGCGGTCGGTGACGTTATCGCCCGTATCCCGCAGGAAACCTCGAAGACCCGCGACATCACCGGTGGTCTGCCGCGCGTTGCCGACCTGTTCGAAGCCCGTCGTCCGAAGGAAGCTTCGATCCTGGCGGAAATCAGCGGCACCATTTCGTTCGGTAAAGAGACCAAGGGCAAGCGCCGTCTGGTCATCACCCCGACCGATGGCAGCGATCCGTACGAGGAGCTGATTCCGAAGTGGCGTCACCTGAACGTCTTCGAAGGCGAACAAGTGAACCGCGGCGAAGTGATCTCCGACGGCCCGAGCGATCCGCACGACATCCTGCGTCTGCTGGGTGTCAGCGCGCTGGCCAAGTACATCGTCAACGAGATCCAGGACGTTTACCGTCTGCAAGGCGTGAAGATCAACGACAAGCACATCGAGACCATCCTGCGTCAGATGCTGCGCAAGGTTGAGATCACCGAAGCTGGCGACTCGTCCTTCATCAAGGGCGACCAGATGGAGCTCACCCAGGTGCTGGGCGAGAACGAGCGTCTGGCCGAAGAGGACAAGTTCGTCGCCAAGTACACCCGCGTACTGCTGGGTATCACCAAGGCGTCGCTGTCCACCGAGTCCTTCATCTCGGCAGCGTCCTTCCAGGAAACCACCCGCGTCCTCACCGAGGCGGCGGTTACTGGTAAGCGCGACTACCTGCGTGGTCTGAAAGAGAACGTGGTCGTGGGTCGTCTGATCCCGGCCGGTACCGGTCTGGCCTATCACAGCGAGCGCAAGCGCAAGCGTGATGCCGACAAGCCGGTACGTGTCAGCGCCAGTGAAGTGGAAGCCGCACTGACCGAAGCGCTGAACTCCAGCGGCAATTGA
- the rpsJ gene encoding 30S ribosomal protein S10: protein MQNQQIRIRLKAFDHRLIDQSTQEIVETAKRTGAQVRGPIPLPTRKERYTVLISPHVNKDARDQYEIRTHKRVLDIVQPTDKTVDALMKLDLAAGVEVQISLG from the coding sequence ATGCAAAACCAACAAATCCGTATTCGGTTGAAGGCTTTTGACCATCGCCTGATCGATCAATCTACCCAGGAAATCGTGGAAACCGCGAAACGTACTGGTGCTCAGGTGCGTGGTCCGATTCCTCTGCCTACTCGTAAGGAGCGGTACACCGTTCTGATTTCTCCGCACGTCAACAAGGACGCGCGCGATCAGTACGAAATCCGCACTCATAAGCGTGTTCTGGACATCGTCCAGCCGACGGATAAAACCGTTGACGCGCTGATGAAGCTCGACCTTGCGGCAGGCGTGGAAGTGCAGATCAGCCTCGGCTAA
- the rplD gene encoding 50S ribosomal protein L4, translating into MQLNVNGAQAIEVSDATFGGEFNETLVHQAVVAYMAGGRQGTKGQKSRSDVSGGGKRPWRQKGTGRARAGTTRGPIWRGGGVTFAASTRNHDQKLNKKMYRAALRSILAELVRTDRLVVVEDFAVEAPKTKALLSKLNGLGLNDVLIVSDAVDQNLYLAARNLPHVDVRDVQGSDPVSLIAYEKVLVTVSAVKKFEELLG; encoded by the coding sequence ATGCAATTGAATGTAAATGGCGCTCAGGCGATCGAAGTGTCCGACGCGACCTTTGGTGGCGAGTTCAACGAGACCCTGGTTCACCAAGCAGTCGTAGCCTACATGGCTGGCGGCCGTCAGGGCACCAAAGGCCAGAAGTCCCGTTCCGACGTTTCCGGTGGCGGCAAGCGCCCGTGGCGTCAGAAGGGCACCGGTCGTGCCCGTGCTGGTACCACTCGTGGTCCGATCTGGCGTGGCGGTGGTGTGACCTTCGCAGCGTCCACCCGTAATCACGACCAGAAGCTGAACAAGAAGATGTACCGCGCTGCTCTGCGCTCCATCCTTGCTGAGCTGGTTCGTACCGACCGTCTGGTAGTGGTTGAAGACTTCGCTGTCGAAGCTCCGAAAACCAAGGCTCTGCTGAGCAAGCTGAACGGCCTGGGTCTGAACGATGTGCTGATCGTATCCGATGCGGTCGATCAGAACCTGTACCTGGCTGCCCGCAACCTGCCGCACGTCGATGTACGTGACGTCCAGGGTTCCGATCCGGTCAGCCTGATCGCGTACGAAAAAGTGCTGGTCACTGTTTCGGCCGTGAAGAAATTCGAGGAGCTGCTGGGATGA
- the fusA gene encoding elongation factor G, which yields MARTTPINLYRNIGICAHVDAGKTTTTERVLFYTGVNHKMGETHDGASTTDWMVQEQERGITITSAAVTAFWAGSQKQYKNHRVNVIDTPGHVDFTIEVERSLRVLDGAVVVFCGTSGVEPQSETVWRQANKYGVPRIVYVNKMDRQGANFLRVVEQIKKRLGHTPVPLQLQIGSEENFVGQVDLLRMKAIYWNEDDKGMTFREEEIPAELQAQAEEYRSNMVEAAAEANEELMNKYLEEGDLSLEEIKAGLRQRTIACEIVPAVLGSSFKNKGVPLVLDAVIDFLPAPTDIPAIQGIHPDHLEQGDDAPKDERQASDDAPFAALAFKIATDPFVGTLTFTRVYSGVLASGDSVINSVKGKKERVGRMVQMHANQREEIKEVRAGDIAALIGMKDVTTGDTLCDLDKQIILERMDFPEPVISVAVEPKTKADQEKMGIALGRLAQEDPSFRVKTDEETGQTIISGMGELHLDILVDRMKREFNVEANIGKPQVSYRETITKDNVEIEGKFVRQSGGRGQFGHCWIRFSAPDVDDKGNITEGLVFTNEVVGGVVPKEYIPAIQKGIEEQMKNGVVAGYPLIGLKATVFDGSYHDVDSNEMAFKIAASMATKQLAQKGGGKVLEPIMKVEVVTPEDYMGDVMGDLNRRRGLIQGMEDSVSGKVIRAEVPLGEMFGYATDVRSMSQGRASYSMEFSKYAEAPSNIVEALVKKQG from the coding sequence ATGGCTCGTACTACACCGATCAATCTCTACCGTAACATCGGTATTTGTGCACACGTGGATGCGGGTAAAACCACTACCACAGAGCGCGTGTTGTTCTATACCGGTGTAAACCACAAGATGGGTGAGACCCACGATGGCGCTTCGACCACCGACTGGATGGTTCAGGAGCAAGAGCGTGGTATTACCATCACTTCCGCTGCGGTAACCGCCTTCTGGGCTGGTTCGCAGAAGCAGTACAAGAATCACCGTGTAAATGTTATCGATACCCCCGGTCACGTTGACTTCACTATTGAAGTAGAGCGCTCGCTGCGCGTGCTCGATGGTGCTGTCGTTGTGTTCTGCGGTACCTCGGGCGTTGAGCCGCAGTCCGAAACCGTATGGCGTCAAGCCAACAAGTACGGTGTCCCGCGTATCGTCTACGTGAACAAGATGGACCGTCAGGGTGCCAACTTCCTGCGCGTTGTCGAGCAGATCAAGAAGCGCCTGGGTCACACCCCGGTTCCGCTTCAGTTGCAAATCGGTTCTGAAGAGAACTTCGTGGGTCAGGTTGACCTGCTGCGCATGAAGGCCATCTACTGGAACGAAGATGACAAGGGTATGACCTTCCGTGAGGAAGAGATCCCTGCTGAGCTGCAGGCTCAGGCTGAAGAGTACCGCTCGAACATGGTTGAAGCTGCCGCTGAGGCCAACGAAGAGCTGATGAACAAGTACCTGGAAGAGGGCGACCTCTCCCTCGAAGAGATCAAGGCCGGTCTGCGTCAGCGCACCATCGCCTGTGAAATCGTTCCGGCCGTACTGGGTTCCTCCTTCAAGAACAAGGGCGTGCCTCTGGTTCTCGATGCGGTTATCGACTTCCTGCCGGCTCCAACCGACATCCCGGCGATTCAGGGTATCCATCCTGATCACCTGGAGCAGGGCGATGATGCGCCGAAAGACGAGCGTCAGGCTTCTGACGATGCTCCGTTCGCGGCGCTGGCGTTCAAGATCGCTACCGACCCCTTCGTTGGTACTCTGACCTTTACCCGTGTTTATTCCGGTGTTCTCGCTTCCGGCGACTCCGTGATCAACTCGGTCAAGGGCAAGAAGGAGCGCGTTGGTCGTATGGTGCAGATGCACGCCAACCAGCGTGAAGAGATCAAGGAAGTGCGCGCGGGCGACATCGCTGCTCTGATTGGCATGAAGGATGTCACCACCGGTGACACCCTGTGCGATCTGGACAAGCAGATCATCCTCGAGCGTATGGACTTCCCGGAGCCGGTTATCTCGGTTGCTGTCGAGCCGAAAACCAAGGCTGACCAGGAGAAGATGGGTATCGCCCTGGGTCGTCTGGCTCAGGAAGACCCGTCGTTCCGCGTCAAGACTGACGAAGAAACCGGTCAGACCATCATCTCCGGTATGGGTGAGTTGCACCTGGACATCCTCGTTGACCGCATGAAACGCGAGTTCAACGTCGAAGCTAACATCGGTAAGCCGCAGGTTTCCTACCGTGAAACCATCACCAAGGACAATGTCGAGATCGAAGGCAAGTTCGTTCGTCAGTCCGGTGGTCGCGGTCAGTTCGGTCACTGCTGGATCCGTTTCTCGGCTCCGGACGTGGACGACAAGGGCAACATCACCGAAGGTCTGGTGTTCACCAACGAAGTTGTAGGTGGTGTGGTTCCGAAGGAATACATCCCGGCGATCCAGAAGGGTATCGAAGAGCAGATGAAGAACGGCGTTGTTGCCGGCTATCCGCTGATCGGCCTGAAGGCTACCGTGTTTGATGGTTCCTACCACGACGTCGACTCCAACGAGATGGCGTTCAAGATCGCTGCCTCCATGGCGACCAAGCAGCTGGCCCAGAAGGGCGGTGGCAAGGTGCTCGAGCCGATCATGAAGGTGGAAGTGGTAACTCCTGAGGACTACATGGGTGACGTGATGGGTGACCTGAACCGTCGTCGTGGTCTGATCCAGGGTATGGAAGATTCGGTATCCGGTAAGGTAATCCGTGCCGAAGTTCCGCTGGGCGAGATGTTTGGTTACGCTACCGACGTTCGTTCCATGTCCCAGGGTCGCGCCAGCTACTCCATGGAATTCTCCAAGTACGCAGAAGCTCCGTCGAACATCGTCGAAGCACTGGTTAAAAAACAAGGCTAA
- the rpsG gene encoding 30S ribosomal protein S7, translating into MPRRRVAAKREILDDPKYGSQILAKFMNHVMESGKKAVAERIVYGALDTVKARKNSDPLEIFEKALDAIAPLVEVKSRRVGGATYQVPVEVRPSRRNALAMRWLVDYARKRGEKSMALRLAGELLDAAEGKGAAVKKREDVHRMAEANKAFSHYRF; encoded by the coding sequence ATGCCAAGACGTCGTGTAGCAGCAAAGCGTGAGATCCTGGACGATCCGAAATACGGAAGCCAGATCCTCGCCAAATTCATGAACCACGTGATGGAAAGCGGCAAGAAGGCCGTGGCCGAGCGCATCGTTTACGGTGCTCTGGACACTGTCAAGGCGCGCAAGAACAGCGATCCCCTGGAGATCTTCGAGAAAGCTCTCGACGCCATCGCTCCGCTGGTCGAAGTCAAGTCCCGCCGTGTAGGCGGTGCTACCTACCAGGTTCCGGTCGAAGTTCGTCCGTCCCGTCGTAATGCTCTGGCCATGCGCTGGCTGGTGGACTACGCGCGCAAGCGTGGCGAGAAGTCCATGGCTCTGCGTCTGGCTGGTGAGCTGCTGGATGCTGCTGAAGGCAAAGGTGCTGCGGTCAAGAAGCGTGAAGACGTTCACCGTATGGCTGAAGCCAACAAGGCTTTCTCGCACTACCGCTTCTAA